A stretch of the Streptomyces sp. WMMB303 genome encodes the following:
- a CDS encoding amidohydrolase: MTERTTPSRPRTVLLREGEVHSPADPFATAMVVEGDRIAWVGSEGAADSFAEGVDEVVHLDGALVTPAFTDAHVHTTATGLALTGLDLSGAPTLADALSRVRAYARARPDDRVLLGTGWDAHAWPEQRHPSRAELDEASGGRPLYLTRVDVHSALAGTAMLDLVPGITTLEGYRPDAPLTGAAHHAVREAAHGTLTARQRTEAQRAARARAASLGIGSLHECAGPDISGEEDLRGLLALAAEEPGPRVHGYWAELVTSAKEAARVRELGAVGAAGDLFADGSLGSHTARLCAPYADAPDTSGSALLDAEAVAVHVAACTEAGVQAGFHAIGDAAVQAVTDGVRRAADKVGVARVRAARHRVEHAEMLTARTIEDFADLALTASVQPGFDAAWGGADGMYARRLGAERAATLNPYAALLRAGVPLALGSDSPVTSLGPWEAVRAAAFHRTHDHRISVRGAFTAHTRGGWRALGTDDAGVLVPGAPADYALWRTGPLVVQAPDTRVANWSTDPRSGTPGLPDLTPGGQVPVCLRTVVGGREVYARPDE, encoded by the coding sequence ATGACCGAGCGCACGACCCCCTCCCGGCCCCGTACCGTCCTGCTGCGCGAGGGCGAGGTGCACAGCCCCGCCGACCCGTTCGCGACCGCGATGGTCGTCGAGGGTGACCGCATCGCCTGGGTCGGCTCGGAAGGGGCCGCCGACTCGTTCGCCGAGGGCGTCGACGAGGTGGTGCACCTCGACGGCGCACTGGTCACCCCGGCCTTCACCGACGCGCACGTGCACACCACCGCGACCGGTCTCGCGCTGACCGGGCTCGACCTGTCGGGAGCGCCCACGCTGGCCGACGCGCTGTCCCGGGTGCGCGCGTACGCGCGGGCGCGACCGGACGACCGGGTGCTGCTGGGCACCGGCTGGGACGCGCACGCCTGGCCCGAGCAGCGCCATCCGAGCCGCGCCGAACTCGACGAGGCGAGCGGCGGACGTCCGCTGTATCTGACCCGGGTCGACGTGCACTCCGCGCTCGCCGGCACGGCCATGCTGGACCTGGTCCCCGGCATCACCACCCTCGAGGGCTACCGGCCCGACGCCCCGCTGACCGGTGCCGCGCACCATGCCGTGCGGGAGGCGGCGCACGGCACGCTCACCGCCCGGCAGCGCACCGAGGCCCAGCGTGCGGCCCGCGCCCGCGCCGCGTCCCTCGGCATCGGCTCGCTGCACGAGTGCGCGGGCCCGGACATCTCCGGCGAGGAGGATCTGCGCGGGCTGCTCGCGCTGGCCGCCGAGGAACCCGGTCCCCGCGTGCACGGGTACTGGGCCGAACTCGTCACTTCGGCAAAGGAGGCCGCCCGCGTCCGGGAACTCGGCGCCGTCGGTGCCGCGGGTGACCTGTTCGCCGACGGGTCCCTCGGCTCGCACACGGCGCGGCTGTGCGCCCCCTATGCGGACGCGCCGGACACCAGCGGCAGCGCCCTGCTGGACGCCGAAGCGGTGGCGGTCCACGTCGCCGCCTGTACCGAGGCGGGGGTCCAGGCCGGGTTCCACGCCATCGGGGACGCGGCCGTCCAGGCCGTCACCGACGGAGTGCGGCGCGCCGCCGACAAGGTGGGCGTCGCCCGGGTCCGCGCGGCCCGGCACCGTGTCGAGCACGCCGAGATGCTCACCGCCCGCACCATCGAGGATTTCGCGGACCTCGCGCTCACCGCCTCGGTGCAGCCCGGGTTCGACGCGGCCTGGGGAGGAGCGGACGGTATGTACGCGCGCCGTCTGGGGGCCGAGCGCGCCGCCACGCTCAACCCCTACGCGGCGCTGCTGCGGGCCGGGGTCCCGCTCGCGCTCGGCTCCGACAGTCCGGTCACCTCGCTCGGCCCCTGGGAGGCGGTCCGCGCCGCGGCCTTCCACCGCACCCACGACCACCGGATCTCCGTACGCGGGGCCTTCACCGCGCACACCCGCGGCGGCTGGCGTGCGCTCGGTACGGACGACGCCGGAGTGCTGGTCCCCGGCGCCCCGGCGGACTACGCGCTCTGGCGCACCGGTCCGCTGGTCGTCCAGGCCCCCGACACCCGCGTCGCGAACTGGTCCACCGACCCGCGCTCCGGCACGCCGGGGCTGCCCGACCTGACGCCGGGCGGTCAAGTCCCCGTCTGCCTGCGGACGGTGGTGGGTGGACGCGAGGTCTACGCACGGCCGGACGAGTGA
- the fxsA gene encoding FxsA family membrane protein: MTTRAPFPHGLPQEPGGAAGGPGAGTGSEGGHRSRRNRPRTRTLLPLAVALWAVLEIWLLTLLGQAAGGFTVFLVLAGGFVLGAVVIKRAGRRAWRNLAETVQRAQEQARTGAEPSREDAAESRGGNGTTMLGGLLLMIPGLVSDAAGLLLILPPTGRLLRGAVQRSLDRRSGFAPGTLGDAYQQARTAEQQVRMHRPDGKVVQGEVVRDDDPQGREGGQGGG; this comes from the coding sequence ATGACGACGCGCGCACCCTTTCCCCACGGACTTCCGCAGGAACCGGGCGGTGCGGCCGGCGGCCCGGGTGCCGGGACAGGCTCCGAGGGAGGCCACCGGTCCCGGCGGAACCGGCCGAGGACCCGCACTCTGCTGCCGCTGGCGGTCGCGCTGTGGGCGGTTCTGGAAATCTGGCTGCTGACCCTGCTCGGCCAGGCCGCCGGCGGGTTCACGGTCTTCCTGGTGCTGGCCGGCGGCTTCGTGCTCGGCGCCGTGGTGATCAAGCGAGCCGGGCGCCGCGCCTGGCGCAACCTCGCCGAGACGGTTCAGCGCGCCCAGGAGCAGGCCCGCACCGGAGCCGAGCCCTCCCGCGAAGACGCTGCGGAGAGCCGCGGCGGTAACGGGACGACCATGCTGGGCGGGCTGCTGCTGATGATTCCCGGGCTGGTCTCGGATGCGGCCGGGCTGCTGCTGATTCTCCCGCCGACGGGAAGGCTGCTGCGTGGCGCGGTGCAGCGCTCCCTGGACCGCCGCAGCGGCTTCGCGCCGGGCACCCTGGGCGACGCCTACCAGCAGGCGCGCACGGCCGAGCAGCAGGTGCGGATGCACCGCCCGGACGGCAAGGTCGTCCAGGGCGAGGTCGTCCGCGACGACGACCCGCAGGGGCGCGAGGGCGGTCAGGGCGGAGGCTGA
- the lnt gene encoding apolipoprotein N-acyltransferase, with product MASGPDTTSASAPDGSRERKAAPAAQPGTPEGPTRASGADPGSDVPTGVCAAPEPEGRPGRMRRLAALARREAGRSALAALGGVALAFAFPPYGIWPLSLLAVAALSLLTRGRTGRQGAWLGFAFGWPFFIVLLKWLHVVGWDAVIGLAFLQSLFVLGLGAGLALTARLPLWPLWGACLWLTEEFLRDRLPFGGFSWGRLAFANTDSPYTPLAALGGAPLVSFAVALTGTLLAAVVLRGLQLRSAGARTGRAYATCFGALALACAATAAGLAVPVPTKAADTVRVAVVQGNVQQPGMHFLGRPMQILNNHVEATLDLAERIEQGKEPRPDLVIWPENSSDLDPYKYAEAGDRIDRAVKAVGVPVLVGALVDHPTKEGYVENQGIVWDPEKGPGASYTKQHPVPFGEYVPFRDQLSKVITRLQQVPRDFYPGDHTGVLQTGPARLGDVICFEVAYDEIPRDTVKDGARALVVQTNNATYGRTGQPEQQLAMSKLRAVEHGRAVVTAATSGISAIVAPDGTVRQQTDEFTQDVLTGKLPLRDEITLADRVGAAPEWVIAIVGVLACAGAWILGRGRGGTGARARTAPDAAGDGDGTDRQDRQAQAEGQHQ from the coding sequence TTGGCATCGGGCCCCGACACCACCTCCGCCTCCGCCCCGGACGGCTCCCGGGAGCGGAAGGCGGCACCCGCCGCGCAGCCTGGCACCCCGGAGGGGCCGACGCGCGCGAGCGGAGCCGACCCGGGCAGTGACGTTCCGACCGGCGTCTGCGCGGCCCCGGAGCCGGAGGGCCGCCCGGGCCGGATGCGCCGACTGGCCGCGCTCGCGCGGCGTGAGGCCGGCCGGTCCGCGCTGGCCGCACTCGGCGGTGTCGCCCTGGCGTTCGCCTTCCCGCCCTACGGGATCTGGCCGCTCTCGCTGCTGGCCGTCGCCGCGCTCAGCCTGCTCACCCGCGGGCGGACCGGCCGCCAGGGCGCCTGGCTCGGATTCGCGTTCGGCTGGCCCTTCTTCATCGTGCTGCTCAAGTGGCTGCACGTCGTCGGCTGGGACGCGGTCATCGGACTCGCGTTTCTGCAGAGCCTGTTCGTCCTCGGGCTCGGAGCGGGGCTGGCGCTCACCGCGCGGCTGCCGCTCTGGCCCCTGTGGGGCGCGTGCCTGTGGCTGACCGAGGAATTCCTGCGCGACCGGCTGCCGTTCGGCGGCTTCTCCTGGGGACGACTGGCCTTCGCCAACACCGACTCCCCCTACACCCCGCTGGCCGCGCTCGGCGGAGCCCCGCTGGTGTCCTTCGCGGTGGCTCTGACCGGCACCCTGCTGGCCGCGGTCGTGTTGCGGGGCCTGCAGTTGCGGTCCGCCGGGGCCCGCACCGGCCGCGCCTACGCCACCTGCTTCGGCGCGCTCGCGCTCGCCTGCGCCGCCACCGCGGCCGGTCTCGCGGTACCGGTGCCGACGAAGGCGGCCGACACGGTGCGGGTCGCCGTCGTGCAGGGGAACGTCCAGCAGCCCGGCATGCACTTCCTGGGCCGCCCGATGCAGATCCTCAACAACCATGTCGAGGCGACCCTCGACCTGGCCGAGCGGATCGAGCAGGGCAAGGAGCCCCGGCCCGACCTGGTGATCTGGCCGGAGAACTCCTCCGACCTGGACCCCTACAAGTATGCGGAGGCGGGCGACCGCATCGACCGGGCCGTCAAGGCCGTCGGCGTCCCCGTCCTGGTGGGTGCCCTCGTCGACCACCCGACCAAGGAGGGCTACGTCGAGAACCAGGGCATCGTCTGGGACCCGGAGAAGGGGCCCGGCGCGTCCTACACCAAGCAGCACCCGGTCCCCTTCGGCGAATACGTCCCCTTCCGCGACCAGCTGAGCAAGGTCATCACCCGCCTCCAGCAGGTGCCGCGCGACTTCTATCCGGGCGACCACACCGGTGTCCTGCAGACCGGCCCCGCACGCCTCGGCGACGTGATCTGCTTCGAGGTCGCCTACGACGAGATCCCCCGGGACACCGTCAAGGACGGAGCCCGCGCGCTCGTCGTCCAGACCAACAACGCCACCTACGGCCGGACCGGGCAGCCCGAGCAGCAGCTGGCGATGTCCAAGCTGCGCGCGGTCGAGCACGGCCGCGCCGTGGTCACCGCGGCGACCAGCGGCATCAGCGCCATCGTCGCGCCCGACGGCACCGTGCGGCAGCAGACGGACGAGTTCACCCAGGACGTGCTCACCGGGAAGCTCCCGCTGCGCGACGAGATCACCCTCGCCGACCGCGTCGGTGCCGCTCCCGAATGGGTGATCGCTATCGTGGGCGTGCTCGCCTGCGCCGGGGCCTGGATCCTGGGCCGCGGACGCGGCGGCACCGGTGCCCGGGCCCGTACCGCGCCGGACGCGGCGGGTGACGGGGACGGGACCGACAGGCAGGACCGACAGGCTCAAGCGGAGGGGCAGCACCAGTGA
- a CDS encoding MFS transporter translates to MGTVAPDAPRAPQEGAGSGERTPLGERRREQRGWYFYDWANSVFSTSVLTVFLGPYLTSVTEAAADADGYVHPLGIPVRAGSFFPYAVSASVLLSVLVMPLAAAFADRTGRKKPLLGVAAYLGAGATTGMYFLDGDRYLLGGVLLVVANVSYAVSIVLYHAFLPQIAPPEERDAVSSRGWAFGYGSGALVLVANLGLFLGHEALGVAESTAVRICLSSAGVWWAVFTVVPLLRLRERPAARPTAGSGRRTGPGQGFRQLAGTFRQLRRYPLTLLFLLAYLLYNDGIQTVITQASVYGSEALGLDQTTLIGAILLVQVLAVAGALLLGRLAARYGAKRTILGSLVAWTATVSAGYFLPREDPLWFYALAVGIGLVLGGSQALSRSLFSHLVPAGKEAEYFALYEISDRGTSWLGPLVFGLAYQLSGDYRNAILSLVVFFALGFVLLLRVPVQRAAAAVGNVAPDRI, encoded by the coding sequence ATGGGAACGGTCGCACCGGACGCGCCGCGGGCGCCGCAGGAGGGCGCGGGATCCGGGGAGCGGACCCCGCTCGGCGAGCGCCGCCGCGAACAGCGCGGCTGGTACTTCTACGACTGGGCGAACTCCGTCTTCTCCACGAGTGTGCTCACCGTCTTCCTCGGTCCGTATCTGACCTCGGTCACCGAGGCCGCCGCGGACGCGGACGGCTATGTGCACCCGCTGGGCATCCCGGTGCGGGCGGGGTCCTTCTTCCCCTACGCGGTCTCGGCCTCCGTACTGCTGTCGGTACTGGTGATGCCGCTGGCGGCGGCCTTCGCCGACCGCACGGGGCGCAAGAAGCCGCTGCTGGGCGTCGCGGCCTATCTGGGCGCCGGGGCGACCACCGGGATGTACTTCCTGGACGGCGACCGGTATCTGCTGGGCGGCGTGCTGCTGGTGGTGGCGAACGTCAGCTACGCGGTCTCCATCGTGCTCTACCACGCCTTCCTGCCGCAGATAGCCCCGCCCGAGGAACGCGACGCGGTCTCCTCGCGCGGCTGGGCCTTCGGTTACGGGTCGGGCGCGCTGGTCCTGGTCGCGAATCTCGGGCTGTTCCTGGGGCACGAGGCGCTGGGTGTCGCGGAGTCGACGGCGGTGCGGATCTGCCTGTCCTCGGCCGGAGTGTGGTGGGCCGTGTTCACGGTCGTACCGCTGCTGCGGCTGCGGGAGCGCCCGGCGGCTCGCCCGACGGCGGGATCCGGGCGACGCACCGGGCCCGGTCAGGGGTTCCGCCAGCTGGCCGGAACGTTCCGCCAGTTGCGCCGCTATCCGCTCACGCTGCTGTTCCTGCTGGCCTACCTGCTCTACAACGACGGCATCCAGACGGTGATCACCCAGGCGTCGGTCTACGGCTCGGAAGCGCTGGGCCTGGACCAGACGACGCTGATCGGCGCCATCCTGCTGGTGCAGGTCCTGGCGGTGGCGGGCGCGCTGCTGCTGGGCAGGCTCGCCGCCCGCTACGGGGCCAAGCGCACCATTCTGGGGTCCCTGGTGGCGTGGACCGCGACCGTGAGCGCGGGGTACTTCCTGCCGCGGGAGGATCCGCTGTGGTTCTACGCGCTGGCGGTGGGCATCGGCCTGGTGCTGGGCGGCAGCCAGGCACTGTCCCGCTCGCTCTTCTCGCACCTGGTACCGGCCGGCAAGGAGGCGGAGTACTTCGCGCTGTACGAGATCAGCGACCGCGGCACCAGTTGGCTGGGACCGCTGGTGTTCGGACTGGCCTACCAGCTCTCGGGGGATTACCGGAACGCGATCCTGTCGCTGGTGGTCTTCTTCGCACTCGGTTTCGTACTGCTGCTGCGGGTACCCGTACAGCGAGCGGCGGCGGCAGTGGGCAACGTCGCTCCGGATCGGATTTAG
- a CDS encoding polyprenol monophosphomannose synthase, translating into MTDGGQRRYGPLGTALVIIPTYDEADNIRPIVSRVREAVPEAHVLVADDNSPDGTGKIADELAAEDDHVHVLHRKGKEGLGAAYLAGFRWGIDNGYGVLVEMDADGSHPPEELPRLLTALGGADLVIGSRWVPGGRIVNWPKSREFLSRGASTYSRLLLDVDVRDVTAGFRAFRKETLEGIGLDSIASQGYCFQVDLTRRTVHAGYHVVEVPITFVERERGDSKMSRDIMAEALWRIAAWGVEGRVKKVLGRAEHRRDGGGDGRPPS; encoded by the coding sequence GTGACGGACGGCGGACAACGGCGGTACGGCCCGCTGGGAACGGCCCTGGTCATCATCCCGACCTATGACGAGGCCGACAACATCCGGCCGATCGTCTCCCGGGTGCGCGAGGCGGTGCCCGAGGCGCACGTCCTCGTCGCGGACGACAACAGCCCCGACGGCACCGGGAAGATCGCCGACGAACTGGCGGCCGAGGACGACCACGTCCACGTCCTGCACCGCAAGGGCAAGGAAGGGCTCGGCGCGGCCTATCTGGCGGGCTTCCGGTGGGGCATCGACAACGGCTACGGCGTCCTGGTCGAGATGGACGCGGACGGCTCCCACCCGCCCGAGGAACTGCCCCGGCTGCTGACCGCGCTGGGCGGCGCCGACCTGGTGATCGGCTCGCGCTGGGTGCCGGGCGGCCGGATCGTCAACTGGCCCAAGTCCCGGGAGTTCCTCTCCCGCGGCGCCAGCACCTACTCGCGGCTGCTCCTGGACGTCGACGTACGCGATGTGACGGCGGGCTTCCGGGCCTTCCGCAAGGAGACCCTGGAGGGCATCGGCCTGGATTCCATCGCCTCCCAGGGCTACTGCTTCCAGGTCGACCTCACCCGCCGCACGGTGCACGCCGGCTACCACGTGGTGGAGGTTCCGATCACTTTCGTCGAGCGCGAGCGCGGCGACTCCAAGATGAGCCGGGACATCATGGCCGAGGCGCTCTGGCGGATCGCCGCCTGGGGGGTCGAGGGACGGGTCAAGAAGGTCCTCGGCCGCGCCGAGCACCGCAGGGACGGCGGTGGGGACGGCCGCCCGCCGAGCTGA
- a CDS encoding RNA polymerase-binding protein RbpA — translation MSERALRGTRLVVTSYETDRGIDLAPRQAVEYACQNGHRFEMPFSVEAEIPSEWECKVCGAQALLVDGEGPEEKKGKPARTHWDMLMERRTREELEEVLAERLAVLRSGTMNLAVHPRDDGGNKRKSA, via the coding sequence ATGAGTGAGCGAGCTCTTCGCGGCACGCGACTCGTGGTGACCAGCTACGAGACCGACCGCGGCATCGACCTGGCCCCGCGCCAGGCCGTGGAGTACGCATGCCAGAACGGACATCGTTTCGAGATGCCGTTCTCGGTAGAGGCCGAGATTCCGTCCGAGTGGGAGTGCAAGGTGTGCGGTGCACAGGCGCTCCTGGTGGACGGCGAGGGTCCGGAGGAGAAGAAGGGCAAGCCCGCGCGCACGCACTGGGACATGCTCATGGAGCGGCGCACCCGTGAGGAACTCGAGGAAGTCCTCGCCGAGCGGCTCGCCGTACTGCGCTCCGGCACCATGAACCTCGCGGTGCACCCCCGCGACGACGGCGGAAACAAGCGCAAGTCCGCCTGA